The segment AAGACCATCAACACCCGCGGTGCCCTGCTGCATGTCATGGGCGACCTGCTCGGCTCTGTCGCCGCGCTGGCATCCGGCGCCGTGATCATGTTCAGCGGCTGGACGCTGATCGACCCGATCCTGTCGCTGTTCATCGCGGCGCTGATCTCGGTGGCGGCGATTCGGCTGCTGCTGGAAGCGACGCACGTGGTCATGGAAGGCGTGCCGCCGGAGATCGACCTGCCCGAGGTCGGCCAGGACATGGCGAAGGTGCCCGGCGTGCGCTCGGTGCATGACCTGCACATCTGGCGACTGGATTCGCATGTCATTGCGCTGTCGGCCCATGTGCTGGTCGATGACCTGAATACCTGGCATGCCGTACTGACGGGCCTGAAGAACATGCTGGCGAACAAGCACGCCATCGAGCACATCACGCTGCAACCCGAGCTGGTGGAAACCAGTGCCGTGCCGGTCAAGGCTGTCAGGCGTTACGACGATGGCCAAGCTGACAAGAAGGGAGATACTGAATGAGTTTCGAACAGGTCGTTTTCCCGCAAGTCACGTTTTTCTATTTCGCCATGCTGGTGTTCCTGTATTTCCACCTCACGCTGGGTGTCACCACCCTGCGTGCGATCAAGAAACGTGAGTTCGGCGCAAACGACAACCGCATGGACATGGCAGTGCGCGCGCATGCGCAATTCTTCGAATACGCACCGATCATCACCTTGATGGTCGCGGGGCTGGAAATGTCGGGCGTCGAGAGAACCAGCATTCACTGGCTGATGGGCATCCTGCTGCTTGGTCGCTTTTCACACTGCGCCGCCTTCTGGCTGCCGCAGCACTCCATCGCCTACTGGACCGGTCGCGCCATTGGCAACGTGTCGAACCTCGGCCTGTTGATTACCAGCAGCGTCTGGGGCATCGCCCGCTTCATGCCGGCAGGCATCAGCGGGTAAGCAGGCCAAACGCAG is part of the Gammaproteobacteria bacterium genome and harbors:
- a CDS encoding MAPEG family protein, translated to MSFEQVVFPQVTFFYFAMLVFLYFHLTLGVTTLRAIKKREFGANDNRMDMAVRAHAQFFEYAPIITLMVAGLEMSGVERTSIHWLMGILLLGRFSHCAAFWLPQHSIAYWTGRAIGNVSNLGLLITSSVWGIARFMPAGISG
- a CDS encoding cation diffusion facilitator family transporter; amino-acid sequence: KTINTRGALLHVMGDLLGSVAALASGAVIMFSGWTLIDPILSLFIAALISVAAIRLLLEATHVVMEGVPPEIDLPEVGQDMAKVPGVRSVHDLHIWRLDSHVIALSAHVLVDDLNTWHAVLTGLKNMLANKHAIEHITLQPELVETSAVPVKAVRRYDDGQADKKGDTE